A portion of the Thalassospira sp. TSL5-1 genome contains these proteins:
- a CDS encoding ABC transporter ATP-binding protein: MGQIELRNVRKSFRDVEVIKGIDLTIDEGDLMIFVGPSGCGKSTLLRLIAGLVEASDGQILIDGIDVTGKPPAERELSMVFQSYALYPHKTVRENVGFALEVAHMDKTSIKAKVDEAASTLQLDQLLDRKPKELSGGQRQRVAIGRAIVREPKAFLFDEPLSNLDAGLRVEMRLEIARLHKKLAATMIYVTHDQVEAMTLASKIVVLQAGQIEQVGTPLELYRTPANLFVAQFIGSPKMNVADCTGEGETITFASGGNFATGRNAQTATRFGIRPEHITLTDPANGILTGQIEVMEHLGSDSFAYIQIENVGLFTVRIVGYSDLESGATVGLTFDAENLHLFDRDDKALT; encoded by the coding sequence ATGGGTCAGATCGAACTTCGCAATGTGCGCAAATCCTTTCGTGATGTCGAGGTGATCAAGGGCATCGACCTGACCATCGATGAGGGCGATTTGATGATTTTTGTCGGCCCGTCGGGCTGTGGCAAATCCACCCTGCTGCGTCTGATTGCCGGGCTGGTTGAGGCCAGCGACGGGCAAATCCTGATTGATGGTATCGATGTCACCGGCAAGCCCCCGGCGGAACGCGAACTTTCAATGGTGTTTCAGTCCTATGCGCTGTATCCGCACAAAACCGTGCGCGAAAATGTCGGCTTTGCCCTGGAAGTGGCGCATATGGACAAGACCTCGATCAAGGCCAAGGTTGATGAAGCCGCAAGCACCCTGCAACTTGACCAGTTGCTGGACCGAAAACCCAAGGAACTTTCGGGCGGGCAGCGCCAGCGCGTTGCCATTGGCCGCGCCATTGTCCGCGAACCCAAGGCCTTTTTGTTCGACGAACCGCTTTCCAACCTTGATGCCGGGCTGCGCGTTGAAATGCGCCTGGAAATTGCCCGCCTGCATAAAAAGCTGGCCGCCACCATGATTTATGTGACCCATGACCAGGTGGAGGCCATGACCCTTGCCAGCAAAATCGTGGTCTTGCAGGCAGGCCAGATCGAACAGGTCGGCACCCCGCTGGAACTTTATCGCACCCCGGCCAATCTGTTTGTCGCGCAATTCATCGGCTCGCCGAAAATGAATGTTGCGGACTGCACGGGTGAAGGTGAAACCATCACCTTTGCCAGCGGCGGCAACTTTGCCACCGGGCGCAATGCGCAAACAGCCACGCGCTTTGGCATCCGCCCCGAACATATCACCCTGACCGACCCGGCCAACGGCATCCTGACCGGCCAGATTGAGGTGATGGAACATCTGGGTTCTGACAGCTTTGCCTATATCCAGATCGAAAATGTTGGCCTGTTTACGGTTCGCATTGTCGGTTATTCCGACCTTGAAAGTGGCGCAACTGTCGGCCTGACCTTCGATGCTGAAAATCTGCATCTGTTTGACCGGGATGATAAAGCGTTAACGTAA